A single Defluviitalea saccharophila DNA region contains:
- a CDS encoding NAD(P)H-dependent oxidoreductase subunit E has translation MANCANCTNELSERGFRELEQFINELSEKNGALISVLHKAQEIFGYLPKEVQQFVAKKLNIPVSKVYGVVSFYSFFTMIPKGKNPISVCMGTACYVRGAEKVLDEFKRALNIEVGETTSDGNFSLDALRCVGACGLAPVVLVGEKVYGRVTPDQVKSILKEYE, from the coding sequence ATGGCTAATTGTGCAAATTGTACAAATGAATTGTCTGAACGCGGTTTCCGTGAACTAGAACAATTTATTAACGAATTAAGCGAAAAAAATGGAGCTTTGATATCTGTATTACATAAGGCTCAAGAAATTTTTGGTTATCTTCCAAAGGAAGTGCAGCAGTTTGTTGCGAAGAAGTTGAATATACCTGTATCTAAAGTATATGGCGTTGTTAGCTTCTATTCATTTTTTACCATGATTCCTAAAGGAAAAAACCCTATTTCTGTTTGTATGGGAACAGCATGTTACGTTAGAGGTGCTGAAAAAGTTTTAGATGAATTTAAAAGAGCATTAAATATTGAAGTTGGAGAAACAACATCCGATGGAAATTTCTCTCTTGATGCACTGCGTTGTGTAGGAGCATGTGGATTGGCACCTGTAGTTTTAGTTGGTGAAAAAGTATATGGTCGGGTTACTCCTGATCAAGTAAAATCCATTCTAAAAGAATATGAATAG
- a CDS encoding EamA family transporter, with translation MKNISIALLSVFLGAIGQVILKVGANKLGELSLSLNTLYKDMINIIKVPQIILGIILFTMSFLLWIKVLTKNELSNSYPLVSLSYILIMIMSVFLFKEEITLRKILGTGLIVLGVWVIYV, from the coding sequence ATGAAAAATATATCCATTGCATTATTATCGGTTTTTTTGGGGGCGATTGGTCAGGTCATATTAAAAGTAGGGGCGAATAAATTAGGAGAACTATCGCTGTCTTTAAATACATTATATAAAGATATGATCAATATTATAAAAGTACCTCAGATTATATTGGGAATAATACTTTTTACAATGAGTTTTCTATTGTGGATCAAGGTGCTTACAAAAAATGAATTAAGCAATAGTTATCCTTTGGTTAGTTTAAGTTATATATTGATTATGATTATGTCTGTTTTCTTATTTAAAGAAGAAATTACATTACGTAAAATTCTTGGTACTGGTTTAATCGTCTTGGGGGTTTGGGTGATTTATGTCTAA
- a CDS encoding PHP domain-containing protein has translation MKYAYDFHIHTALSPCGDNDMTPNNIVNMALLKELDIIAITDHNSCENAAAVMKVAEGTDLIVIPGMEVETSEEIHMVCLFPDIVSANHMQEVVYNHLPPLENRVSIFGEQLILNEEDDIVGENKRLLLTATSLSIYDVVKYSKQFNGVAFPAHIDRSSYSVLSNLGWIPEDLDVHTLEVSKNADLEKSKLNYSKYNVIRSSDAHYLPDIFEREQFLDLEFKSISQVIKLLS, from the coding sequence ATGAAATACGCTTACGATTTCCATATTCATACTGCCCTTTCTCCTTGTGGTGATAACGATATGACTCCCAATAACATAGTGAACATGGCATTATTAAAGGAGTTGGATATCATTGCTATAACAGATCATAATTCCTGTGAAAATGCTGCGGCAGTCATGAAAGTAGCGGAGGGGACCGATCTTATTGTTATCCCGGGGATGGAGGTTGAAACATCTGAAGAAATACATATGGTTTGCCTATTTCCGGATATTGTTTCGGCAAATCATATGCAAGAAGTAGTATATAATCATTTACCGCCCCTAGAAAATCGAGTGAGTATTTTTGGAGAACAATTAATACTTAATGAGGAAGATGATATTGTAGGTGAAAATAAAAGATTACTTTTAACTGCAACTTCATTAAGTATTTATGATGTAGTAAAGTATTCAAAACAATTTAATGGTGTCGCTTTCCCTGCTCATATTGATCGTTCATCATACAGTGTTTTGTCAAATTTAGGATGGATTCCAGAAGATTTAGATGTACATACACTGGAGGTTTCTAAAAATGCAGATTTGGAAAAGTCCAAATTAAATTACAGCAAGTACAATGTAATAAGATCATCAGATGCTCATTATTTGCCAGACATTTTTGAAAGGGAGCAATTTTTAGATTTAGAATTTAAGTCTATCAGTCAAGTTATTAAATTATTATCTTGA
- a CDS encoding glycosyltransferase family 2 protein has product MNSKVFIGLPAYNEERALPAVLDKIQYVKESIENPLEVIVINDGSTDGTRKVLDEYSEKYHYIHSINHVTNQGLGAAINTLFQTVIKYAKDEDLLVTMDADNTHNPSHIINMIKIMNEEKLDLLIASRFTEGGQEIGVPIIRKLYSRGAKYFFKLFFNIKNINDYSSGFRVYRIGYLRQSMAIYQNKLITTNGFDCMAEILARFSKIGIKAAEYPLMLEYHLKDSQSKMKVAQTIKGYFDLLRRVRKPSLRKAGQR; this is encoded by the coding sequence ATGAATTCTAAAGTATTTATCGGTCTTCCTGCATATAATGAAGAAAGAGCACTGCCGGCAGTTCTAGATAAAATTCAATATGTAAAAGAATCCATTGAGAATCCCTTAGAAGTGATTGTGATCAATGATGGAAGTACAGATGGAACAAGGAAGGTTTTAGATGAATACAGTGAAAAATACCATTATATACATTCTATTAATCATGTGACTAATCAAGGCTTGGGGGCTGCAATTAATACCTTGTTTCAGACTGTTATAAAGTATGCCAAAGATGAAGACCTTCTGGTTACAATGGATGCAGACAATACCCATAATCCATCGCATATTATAAATATGATTAAAATAATGAACGAAGAAAAATTAGATCTTTTAATTGCTTCCCGTTTTACAGAAGGGGGACAGGAGATAGGAGTACCCATTATAAGAAAATTGTATAGCAGAGGAGCAAAATATTTTTTTAAGCTCTTTTTTAACATTAAAAATATTAATGATTATTCTTCGGGTTTTAGAGTGTACCGAATAGGTTATTTGCGTCAATCAATGGCTATTTATCAAAATAAATTAATTACGACTAATGGGTTTGACTGTATGGCAGAAATCTTGGCACGTTTTAGCAAAATTGGTATAAAAGCAGCTGAATATCCCCTTATGCTTGAATATCATTTGAAAGACAGCCAAAGTAAAATGAAAGTTGCACAAACCATTAAAGGATATTTTGACTTACTGCGCAGAGTACGGAAGCCAAGTTTAAGAAAAGCAGGACAAAGATAA
- a CDS encoding ArnT family glycosyltransferase: MSKIRENLITLLIFVVILCLRIPYINQSPYEQGERWRQSDTESIARNFLEHRFNIFYPQFNYDGPMPNYVQLEFQITTYLIAILYKFFGYKYVLARTVPISFFMGSSVFLYLIARRYYPIEQSRIALLLYGIFPINIYFSRAIMPESSALFFYLGAFYFFIKWIDKAEVKYILLASIFTALAISQKIPTIFIGIPMLAMSLQKYKIKIFNVWELYCFGIISLGAPFLYFRWIKSVAEFKFVNDIAQKHIFTKHFQAFFTREAIEFFQGKLPQGYTLQILCLSLIGLLFINWKKEWPIGIWVGAMVLELILIVAVIRLYYYLIFIGPLIALMASKPLNSIWKHKYGGVWITLIMLWIGYSTYISLVPYYVEKTELIKQANMVKRYTKKEDLIVVGTPDPALLNACERKGWRANIKYYDYIPKDPVQEIEYFIKHGAKYFVPMKGWIANDTGEYKEYLNKNFKKIVDEEGYYIYQLQ, encoded by the coding sequence ATGTCTAAGATCAGGGAAAATTTAATTACACTTCTGATATTTGTTGTTATTCTATGCTTAAGAATTCCGTACATTAATCAATCGCCCTATGAACAAGGAGAACGGTGGAGACAGTCAGATACGGAATCCATCGCCCGCAATTTTTTAGAACATAGGTTTAATATATTTTATCCTCAGTTCAATTACGATGGACCGATGCCGAATTATGTACAATTAGAATTTCAAATTACAACATATCTTATTGCAATTTTGTATAAATTTTTTGGTTATAAATATGTTTTGGCCAGAACCGTTCCAATTTCTTTTTTTATGGGATCAAGCGTTTTCTTATACTTAATTGCCAGAAGGTACTATCCTATAGAACAATCTAGAATTGCTCTTCTGCTTTACGGAATATTTCCTATTAACATCTATTTTTCCCGTGCTATTATGCCTGAGTCTTCGGCATTATTTTTTTATTTAGGGGCTTTTTATTTCTTTATTAAATGGATTGACAAAGCAGAGGTCAAATATATTTTGTTGGCTTCTATATTTACAGCTTTGGCAATTTCTCAAAAGATACCTACGATTTTTATTGGAATTCCTATGTTGGCAATGTCTCTTCAAAAGTATAAAATCAAGATTTTTAATGTTTGGGAATTATACTGCTTCGGAATCATTTCCCTTGGTGCCCCTTTTTTGTATTTTAGATGGATCAAAAGTGTGGCAGAGTTTAAATTTGTTAATGATATTGCTCAAAAGCATATCTTTACAAAACATTTTCAGGCCTTTTTTACCAGAGAAGCCATTGAGTTTTTTCAAGGTAAGCTGCCTCAAGGATATACCTTGCAAATATTATGCTTATCTCTAATAGGATTGCTTTTTATCAATTGGAAAAAAGAATGGCCAATTGGAATCTGGGTGGGAGCTATGGTTCTGGAATTGATTTTAATTGTTGCAGTGATTCGCTTATATTATTATCTAATTTTTATTGGTCCATTGATTGCACTGATGGCATCTAAACCTTTAAATAGTATTTGGAAACATAAATATGGAGGAGTATGGATTACTTTAATCATGCTATGGATAGGCTACTCAACATATATAAGTTTAGTACCCTATTATGTTGAAAAGACGGAGTTAATCAAGCAAGCGAATATGGTTAAAAGATATACAAAAAAAGAAGATTTGATCGTTGTAGGAACACCCGATCCTGCTCTCCTGAATGCTTGCGAAAGGAAAGGTTGGCGAGCAAATATTAAGTACTACGATTATATCCCTAAAGATCCAGTACAAGAGATAGAGTATTTTATTAAGCACGGAGCAAAATATTTTGTTCCTATGAAAGGCTGGATAGCCAATGATACCGGAGAATATAAGGAATACCTTAATAAAAATTTTAAGAAAATCGTAGATGAAGAAGGTTATTATATCTACCAATTGCAATAG
- a CDS encoding ATP-binding protein, with the protein MKLSFKVDGDEFTLAGESSSQVKKVLKQLGVSPEVIRKIAIAMYEAEINMVIHANGGTIDVDITPEKVYVVLKDTGPGIPDIDLAMQEGYSTASEKVRELGFGAGMGLPNMKKYSDGLKVTSEVGKGTTVEITVYI; encoded by the coding sequence ATGAAGCTTAGTTTCAAAGTAGATGGAGATGAATTTACTTTAGCAGGGGAGTCTTCCAGTCAAGTTAAAAAAGTACTGAAGCAATTGGGGGTTTCTCCTGAAGTTATTCGAAAAATTGCAATTGCAATGTATGAAGCTGAAATAAACATGGTTATTCATGCCAATGGGGGTACTATAGACGTAGATATAACCCCTGAAAAAGTATACGTAGTTTTAAAAGATACTGGTCCGGGAATTCCTGATATTGATTTGGCGATGCAGGAAGGCTATTCCACTGCTTCCGAAAAGGTTCGAGAATTAGGCTTTGGTGCAGGAATGGGACTTCCGAATATGAAAAAATATAGTGATGGTTTAAAAGTAACATCAGAAGTCGGCAAGGGGACAACGGTAGAAATTACAGTATACATTTAA
- a CDS encoding [Fe-Fe] hydrogenase large subunit C-terminal domain-containing protein — translation MCEYLHSVTLQEEKCRGCTDCIKRCPTEAIRVRNGKAKIINERCIDCGLCIRVCRNHAKKAVTDTLDSLSEFKYRVAIPAPTLYSQFKEILDVNLILTGLKKLGFDEIYEVARGAEIVTAASRKMLENTALPKPIISSACPVIIRFIQIRFPELINHILPIISPMEVAAREVKANLVKKGINEKDIGVFFISPCAAKVTNVRNPIGFDKSSVDKVLSIKEVYMKLVPILRTIDQAEILRHSTSNGIGWAISGGEGEILGIDNYIAVDGIENVNKIFEKVENGKLKDVDYIEALACHGGCLGGPLTVENSFVAKNHLKKILRSSTKVKEQDCKEQLSSDLNLAWSNPIISKPVLTLDEDMGKAIKKLEELERIYDSLPQIDCGSCGAPNCRALAEDIVRNNANIEDCIFMLRQKVREMAEDMVNLSQKLPPAFRKNDD, via the coding sequence ATGTGCGAATATTTACATTCCGTGACTCTTCAGGAGGAGAAGTGCAGGGGATGTACGGATTGCATCAAGCGATGTCCAACGGAAGCCATAAGAGTAAGGAATGGAAAGGCAAAGATTATTAATGAAAGATGTATTGACTGTGGTTTGTGCATAAGGGTATGTAGAAATCATGCCAAAAAAGCTGTAACCGATACCTTGGACAGCCTGTCGGAATTTAAATATAGGGTTGCGATACCTGCACCAACTTTATATTCGCAGTTTAAGGAGATATTAGATGTCAATCTTATTTTAACAGGGCTTAAAAAGCTTGGATTCGATGAAATTTATGAAGTTGCAAGGGGAGCAGAAATTGTAACAGCAGCTTCCAGAAAGATGTTAGAAAATACAGCGCTTCCTAAACCCATCATATCATCTGCTTGTCCTGTAATTATACGTTTTATTCAAATAAGATTTCCTGAATTAATCAATCATATACTTCCAATTATTTCTCCCATGGAGGTAGCAGCCAGAGAGGTTAAGGCCAATTTGGTTAAAAAGGGAATTAATGAAAAGGACATAGGAGTATTTTTTATCAGTCCGTGTGCAGCGAAAGTTACCAATGTAAGAAATCCCATAGGTTTTGATAAATCTTCTGTAGATAAAGTTCTTTCTATCAAAGAAGTATATATGAAACTGGTTCCAATTTTAAGAACCATCGATCAAGCTGAAATCCTCAGGCACAGTACCAGCAATGGAATTGGATGGGCTATATCTGGCGGAGAAGGGGAAATTCTAGGTATTGATAATTATATAGCTGTTGATGGAATAGAGAATGTTAATAAGATATTTGAAAAAGTAGAAAACGGAAAGCTTAAAGATGTTGATTATATTGAAGCATTAGCTTGTCATGGAGGATGTCTGGGAGGACCTTTAACTGTAGAAAACAGTTTTGTTGCCAAGAATCATCTTAAAAAGATCTTACGCTCTTCAACGAAAGTCAAAGAACAAGATTGTAAAGAGCAATTAAGCAGCGATTTGAATCTAGCTTGGAGCAATCCGATTATTTCTAAACCAGTTTTAACCTTGGATGAAGATATGGGCAAGGCAATCAAAAAGCTGGAAGAATTAGAAAGAATCTATGACAGTCTTCCTCAAATTGACTGCGGTTCCTGTGGTGCGCCTAATTGCAGAGCTTTGGCTGAAGATATTGTAAGGAACAATGCTAACATAGAAGACTGTATTTTTATGTTGAGACAAAAAGTTAGGGAAATGGCAGAAGACATGGTGAATCTTTCACAAAAGCTGCCTCCGGCTTTTAGAAAAAATGATGATTAG
- a CDS encoding (2Fe-2S) ferredoxin domain-containing protein — translation MAKIKSLDELKKLREQVKAKVDLREKGDNMEKLVQIRVAMATCGIASGAREVMNALVDIVTNEKLDNVVISQTGCMGYCYAEPTIEVTIPGEEPVVFGEVTVERAKEIVEKYVKNGELLDGIIPVTHKTVDE, via the coding sequence ATGGCTAAAATAAAATCCTTAGATGAATTAAAAAAGCTAAGAGAACAAGTTAAAGCAAAGGTTGATTTAAGAGAAAAAGGCGACAACATGGAAAAATTGGTTCAGATCCGTGTGGCAATGGCGACCTGTGGAATAGCGTCAGGAGCTAGAGAAGTTATGAATGCATTAGTTGATATCGTTACTAATGAAAAATTAGATAACGTAGTGATTTCTCAAACTGGCTGCATGGGATATTGTTATGCAGAGCCTACTATTGAAGTTACTATTCCAGGGGAAGAACCTGTGGTATTCGGAGAAGTAACTGTAGAAAGAGCTAAGGAAATAGTAGAAAAATACGTGAAAAACGGCGAATTATTAGATGGAATCATACCTGTCACTCATAAAACAGTGGATGAGTAA
- a CDS encoding RNA-binding domain-containing protein — translation MDINKLEQLLSQPEGFKLDFKEKLQLNTESEKKEFIKDVCAIANTNGGRGYIVFGVKDKSKEIVGVDLEPFNEERMQQIICNRCDPPVPIRVDVINYKQKNVAVITIFKSDQRPHQVRQTGTFYIRRGSTTDIARRHEIANMLQENGLASSEQIICRKVPLRELDDSLLKKHILGNGAIPEENQLILLEGLGIIGRESERSTYHPTMGGLLLFGKCPQDYLPHTGIKIEYNGQGYAITGNILEMLDRSEELIASFFKDSSYPVQSIYDAICNAAVHRDYWDMTREIVVTIDSHKIEISNPGSIWIGGSIKKLMQDQNPPRRNPWLYQRLLLIDQKERFLKYGLGMKRIKKPFINVGRVKIFNFPNKNLFKIVLPGESYFSTPQK, via the coding sequence GTGGACATAAATAAATTGGAACAATTACTGAGCCAGCCGGAGGGTTTTAAACTGGATTTTAAAGAGAAGCTTCAACTCAATACAGAATCGGAAAAAAAGGAATTTATAAAGGATGTTTGTGCCATTGCCAACACCAATGGAGGAAGGGGGTATATTGTTTTTGGAGTAAAGGACAAATCAAAGGAAATTGTTGGTGTTGATTTAGAGCCTTTTAACGAAGAAAGAATGCAGCAAATTATATGTAATCGCTGTGATCCCCCGGTTCCCATAAGAGTAGATGTTATTAATTATAAACAAAAGAATGTTGCGGTGATTACAATTTTTAAGAGCGACCAGCGCCCTCATCAGGTAAGACAAACAGGAACTTTTTATATTCGCAGAGGTTCCACTACGGATATAGCCAGAAGACATGAGATCGCCAATATGCTTCAGGAAAATGGATTAGCAAGTTCAGAGCAGATTATTTGTAGAAAAGTTCCACTCAGAGAGCTTGATGACAGCCTTTTAAAGAAGCATATTTTAGGAAATGGAGCGATTCCTGAAGAGAATCAACTCATTCTGTTAGAAGGGTTAGGTATCATAGGAAGAGAATCTGAAAGGTCTACATACCATCCCACTATGGGTGGACTTCTTTTATTCGGAAAATGTCCTCAAGATTATCTTCCACATACGGGCATAAAAATAGAATATAACGGACAAGGTTATGCAATTACTGGAAACATACTGGAAATGTTGGATAGATCGGAAGAATTAATTGCATCTTTTTTTAAGGATTCTTCTTACCCGGTTCAATCCATTTATGATGCAATATGTAATGCAGCGGTTCACAGAGATTATTGGGATATGACACGGGAAATCGTAGTGACCATTGACAGTCATAAAATAGAAATATCCAACCCGGGATCTATTTGGATCGGTGGAAGCATTAAAAAGTTAATGCAGGACCAGAATCCGCCCAGAAGAAATCCCTGGCTTTATCAAAGATTGCTTCTCATCGATCAAAAAGAACGTTTTCTGAAATATGGTTTAGGAATGAAAAGAATTAAAAAGCCTTTTATCAATGTGGGGAGGGTCAAAATTTTTAATTTTCCTAACAAGAATTTATTCAAAATAGTTCTTCCTGGAGAAAGTTACTTTTCAACTCCACAAAAATGA
- the nuoF gene encoding NADH-quinone oxidoreductase subunit NuoF: MSKYKMHVLVCGGTGCISSNSTQIVDNFNTLLKENGMENDVQVLKTGCFGFCEKGPIVKILPDNTFYVQVKPEDAEIIVKEHLIKGRKVEQLLYKEPATDQSIEDSKHMDFYKKQMRIALRNCGFIDPDNIDEYIAREGYQALGKALTEMTPESVIEEMKKSGLRGRGGGGFPTGLKWEFANKNKADQKYVVCNADEGDPGAFMDRSILEGDPHSVVEAMAICGYAIGASKGLVYIRAEYPLAVKRLKKAIEDARAYGLLGNDILGSGFDFDIEIKYGAGAFVCGEETALIHSMEGERGEPTTKPPFPAESGYWGKPTNVNNVETFANVPVILLKGADWFSSIGTEKSKGTKVFALAGKVNNVGLIEVPMGTTLREVIFDIGGGIKGGKKFKAVQTGGPSGGCLTEKDLDTPIDFDNLLAKGSMMGSGGMIVMDEDNCMPSVAKFYLEFTEDESCGKCTPCRVGTKRLSELLSKITEGKGTMEDLETLKTLSQVIKDTALCGLGQTAPNPVLSTIDTFWDEYVAHVKDHSCPAGECSALLRYIILEDKCIGCTACSRVCPVGAISGKVKSAHVIDQDKCIKCGACFDKCKFSAIIKK, from the coding sequence ATGTCCAAATATAAGATGCATGTATTGGTTTGCGGTGGAACAGGATGTATTTCTTCTAATTCCACACAGATCGTAGATAATTTTAATACTTTATTAAAAGAAAATGGAATGGAAAATGATGTACAAGTTTTAAAAACAGGATGCTTTGGTTTTTGCGAAAAAGGACCTATCGTAAAAATTCTTCCTGACAACACTTTCTATGTACAAGTAAAACCAGAAGATGCTGAAATTATTGTTAAAGAACATTTAATCAAAGGAAGAAAAGTAGAACAGTTATTATATAAAGAACCAGCTACAGATCAATCTATCGAAGATTCTAAGCACATGGATTTCTACAAAAAGCAAATGAGAATTGCCCTTAGAAACTGCGGATTTATTGATCCAGACAATATTGATGAATATATCGCAAGAGAAGGGTATCAAGCTTTAGGAAAAGCATTAACAGAAATGACACCTGAGTCTGTTATTGAAGAAATGAAGAAATCCGGATTAAGAGGAAGAGGCGGCGGCGGATTCCCAACAGGACTTAAATGGGAATTTGCAAATAAAAATAAAGCCGATCAAAAATATGTTGTTTGTAATGCCGATGAAGGGGATCCAGGCGCATTCATGGATCGTTCCATATTAGAAGGTGACCCTCATTCAGTAGTAGAAGCTATGGCAATCTGCGGTTATGCCATAGGTGCATCAAAAGGATTAGTATATATCCGTGCTGAATATCCATTAGCTGTAAAACGTCTTAAGAAAGCTATTGAAGATGCAAGAGCATATGGACTGCTTGGAAACGATATTTTAGGTTCAGGTTTTGATTTTGATATTGAAATTAAATATGGTGCAGGTGCTTTTGTGTGCGGTGAAGAAACTGCTCTTATCCACTCCATGGAAGGAGAAAGAGGAGAACCAACAACGAAGCCTCCTTTCCCAGCAGAATCTGGTTATTGGGGCAAACCAACCAACGTTAATAACGTAGAAACCTTTGCTAATGTTCCTGTTATTCTTTTAAAAGGCGCTGATTGGTTTAGTTCAATTGGTACTGAGAAATCAAAAGGAACAAAGGTATTTGCTTTGGCAGGTAAAGTTAATAATGTTGGATTAATCGAAGTTCCTATGGGAACCACACTTAGAGAAGTTATCTTCGATATCGGTGGAGGTATTAAAGGCGGTAAGAAATTTAAAGCTGTTCAAACCGGTGGACCATCCGGCGGATGCTTAACTGAAAAAGACTTGGATACACCAATTGACTTTGATAACTTACTTGCAAAAGGTTCCATGATGGGATCTGGTGGTATGATCGTTATGGACGAAGACAACTGTATGCCAAGCGTAGCAAAATTCTATCTGGAATTTACTGAAGATGAATCCTGTGGTAAATGTACTCCTTGTAGAGTAGGAACAAAACGTTTATCTGAATTATTAAGTAAGATCACTGAAGGTAAAGGAACTATGGAAGACCTTGAAACATTAAAGACATTAAGTCAGGTTATCAAGGATACGGCATTATGTGGATTGGGACAAACAGCTCCTAACCCAGTATTATCTACTATTGATACCTTCTGGGATGAATACGTTGCCCATGTAAAAGATCACAGCTGTCCAGCTGGAGAATGTAGTGCACTTCTTAGATATATCATTCTTGAAGATAAATGTATTGGATGTACAGCTTGCTCAAGAGTATGTCCTGTAGGTGCAATTTCCGGCAAAGTTAAATCAGCCCATGTGATTGATCAAGACAAATGTATCAAATGTGGAGCTTGCTTTGACAAATGTAAATTTAGCGCAATTATTAAGAAATAG
- a CDS encoding DRTGG domain-containing protein, with the protein MKLKEVKEILNAEVLVGENRLDREVFLACGSDLMSDVLAFVKEKVVLLTGLVNPQVIRTAEMMDIKAIVFVRGKKVSQDVLDLAESKNMVILATQYPLYISCGLLYSNGLTGKEAKVEGSYEA; encoded by the coding sequence ATGAAATTGAAGGAAGTAAAAGAGATTCTCAATGCAGAAGTATTAGTAGGTGAAAATCGTTTAGACAGAGAAGTTTTTTTAGCTTGCGGTTCTGACTTGATGAGTGATGTTCTTGCCTTTGTAAAAGAAAAAGTAGTGCTTTTAACAGGACTTGTAAATCCTCAGGTTATTCGAACAGCAGAAATGATGGACATTAAAGCCATTGTATTCGTAAGAGGGAAAAAGGTTAGTCAGGATGTTCTTGATTTGGCAGAATCAAAAAACATGGTAATTTTAGCAACACAATATCCATTATATATTTCATGTGGTTTATTATATAGCAATGGATTGACAGGAAAAGAAGCAAAAGTGGAGGGTAGCTATGAAGCTTAG